The sequence below is a genomic window from Candidatus Zixiibacteriota bacterium.
ACTTTTGATCCGATCACTAACGGGCACCTGGATTTAATTCAGAGAGCAGCGGAATTATTCGACGAGATAATCGTGGCTGTTTCCTCCAGGCCTAACAAGGCTACACTTTTTTCAGCCGGCGACAGGCTGAAAATGGTACAGGAAAGCATCCGGGGTCTAAAAAGGGTTAAGGCGAAGCTTTTTTCCGGGCTTCTGGCTGATCTCGTCTCCAAAACCAGTGCGGTGGCAATAATCCGGGGTTTGAGGGCAGTGTCCGATTTCGAGTATGAATTTCAGATGGCGCTAATGAACCGCAAATTAGCCCCTGGAACAGAGACCGTATTTTTGATGCCCAGCGAGAAGTACACTTACCTAAGCTCCACTTTGATAAAGGAGATCGCCCGCAACAAAGGAGAGATAAGCCGCTTCGTGCCGGAGATTGTAGCTAAGAAGTTGAAAAAGAAATTTGGGGTAAAAAAGTAGCCGGTTTCTGGAGTATAATACCTCAAGGTCTTGAGACTTTAGCTTTATCTGGTAAACCTGTCCGAGAAGCGGATCCGTAGGGAAGGTTTACACCCCAGCCACTCCACCAAAAATTAAAAGACAGTTTTACTTTTCGTTTGACAATCTGAAAAAGGGATGGTATTATATTTTGATTGGAAGGAAATTCAGATTGTAATTGGAGATAATTTTGGCACCTTCCTTTGCTGTCGGGTCCAGAACCTGACAGAACAATCCGATTTAGGAAAAAAATGGATCTTGATTCGATTCTTTCGCCGGTAAAATCAGACTTAGATAAGGTAGAACAGAGGTTAGAGGAATACCTTTGTTCTGATTCTCCTTTAATCTATCAGGTGGCTCAGTATCTGCTGGAGAGAAAAGGTAAAAGGCTCCGTCCGGCTTTAGTCCTTTTAAGCTTCGGGGAAAGCGGCAACTCAGGCAAGGACCAAGCCCTGGATGCGGCTGTAGCAGTTGAGCTTATTCATACCGCTACTTTATTACATGATGATGTAATAGATCAGTCCGCGACCCGCAGGGGAAAAACCTCTATAAATTATCGCTGGAGCAACCTGGTCTCGGTCCTGATGGGCGATTATCTTTTAGCCAAGGCTTTTAAGATTCTGGTCCAGACGAAAATCACTCCCCTGCTTAATGCGATTTCGAGAGCGACTGAAAGGGTCAGCATAGGAGAGCTTCTGCAGATCCAGGAACGGGGGAACCATAACCTGTCAGAGCAGATATATCTCAGGATAATTTCCGATAAGACTGCCTCCCTGTTCTCTGTTGCCTGCCAGTCCGGGGCAATTGCCAGAGGGGAGGAGGAGGAG
It includes:
- the coaD gene encoding pantetheine-phosphate adenylyltransferase, which gives rise to MKKAIYAGTFDPITNGHLDLIQRAAELFDEIIVAVSSRPNKATLFSAGDRLKMVQESIRGLKRVKAKLFSGLLADLVSKTSAVAIIRGLRAVSDFEYEFQMALMNRKLAPGTETVFLMPSEKYTYLSSTLIKEIARNKGEISRFVPEIVAKKLKKKFGVKK
- a CDS encoding polyprenyl synthetase family protein produces the protein MDLDSILSPVKSDLDKVEQRLEEYLCSDSPLIYQVAQYLLERKGKRLRPALVLLSFGESGNSGKDQALDAAVAVELIHTATLLHDDVIDQSATRRGKTSINYRWSNLVSVLMGDYLLAKAFKILVQTKITPLLNAISRATERVSIGELLQIQERGNHNLSEQIYLRIISDKTASLFSVACQSGAIARGEEEEVQKIYQRYGEDFGTSFQIIDDLLDLIGEKEKTGKELGNDLQEGKITLPLIHALARSEDGTREKVLKLFEEGYRPENFSEIRAFVEKEGGVEYSRRRASDFGRSALEVISGLKTSEYKDSLTQLVDFILTREK